The segment GCACAGTCGACcacaaaaattaatccttGTGTTCctaattaaagtaaaaaattaattacattaaattctcaagaaatttttgctgaaaaataaagttttttgcCCACCTGTGTAGTAGTGTCTCCAAAGTGGACGAATTTTGTCCTGTCCACCCACATCCCACACattaaatttgacatttttgtaTGTTACTGTCTCAACGTTGAATCCCACAGTCGGTATAGTTGTCACGGACTGGCCCAActtcaatttatataaaattgctataaagaaaaacgatttagttttattttctccgtGATATTGCAATTGCTGGGagaagaattgatttttttagtgCTTTTAGTGTCTTCTACATCAAtgatttagagaaaaaaaaatatcataaatttcTCGTGGAAACATACTCTATCtcttattctttaaaataaaattcaagaaatgtattggaaaggaaagaaaaaaaacattttccgtGTAAGAAATCAATTCTTCtcataaaatgaagaagaagaaaaaaaagaactcactTGTTTTACCAGCTGCATCCAGGCCCAGCATCAATATCCTCATCTCTTTATTGCCGAAAATTTTCGATAGCAACTTCCCCATTCTGGATTTATTGATACCCCAGACGGGGCAACTATATAGTTTTTCCAGCATAGGCAAAGAAGGAGAACACGCAACAGCAGAGGAtgaagaaaagacaaaaagaaagttttctcgttaattttccaaaaaaaacgaCAACACTGTTTTACACTTAATGCCTTCCTTTTGGCACGGGCAAAGACAACACACAAATTCTCATCACTTTCACACTGCCTCCTTTTAAATCTCCTTGTGATATGAAGGTACAACTTAGAGGGTTTACAAAGTCCTCTTAtacagaattttctcattaaaatgaaaaacaacaaGAAGGATGTTTGcggagaatttattaaaattttgcggtggaagaaaaatagaagagcaaaaaaaatcccagtgAGGGATTTGAACTCACGACATTCAGTGTATTAGGCCTGAAGATTTACTTATTGACCTAATAAAGTATCTCCAATAAATCAATAACagtgtaaaatttagcaaatttttagaagattcAATGAGCTGTGTGGAGATGTTTATAAGGGATAGAACCTTTCTAGATCATGTAGTATCGTAACACAATCAATccacaatttatttacacagCAATGTGAATGGAAGTAAGTGTGGACTCAACAGCATCTCACAGAAGAATGTATAAACAACAAAACCTCACCCCCACATTCAGTGCGTCTGTATTTGCTTTAACTTCTCCATAGTAAAGGACGCAAAGGGGTGAAAAATGGACAAAACAGAATGAGATgtaaatggaatttatatCTTTCAACACTTAAATCTTCGCCCCCCCCCCTCCGTGCATGGGTGCATTCCATGCGGCTCCATGTGGATTATTGAGTTGGGTCATGGGTGTACAAAAGAGCCATATTACCCTGCAAGTGTCagggaatttaatttcttggTTTTCCATTGAACACAGGAGTACTAACATACAACACACACACTGTATTGAGGAAAAGGGAGTACAATCAAGTGCAGAAACCTATATAACGATGATATTTTATTAGGTACATACTACATTACGTGTTGAATGTAATTTTGCATCGTTCACACAATTCCAATCAATCACCTGTGTGGAAATTCACATCACAGCAATTTCATCGTGGTCTACATGGGTATAGGACTATATGTTAGGTATAAAATATAGGTAACTCCCGACAGCCCATATAAACTTTGGAAAACCCTAAAAGTGTATGTACCAACCATCTCTCATCAACACAACATGTTCAACAATTTTGCAACTTACTTTGCCACCACAACCACCAACATATAAACAAACAtttatgtatgaaaattgTCACTCAAACGTGAGACTTTTGTTGTAAATTGAAGAGCTTTGTGATCTTTTTCGCAGGTCTCATTGAAGggatgaaaaagtttttggcTTTTCTTCGAGGAAGagtgaattaataaaagtgctacagaaaaaaaaacagaaattccacaaaacGTTAAAAACTCCAATCTAATTCGATGAAACAAAAGAAAGCAGAATAAACCTGAGAAGGAGCTTTTCCTTGATTTTGCTCCGGAGGTTGGTTGACAACACTAAGACGCCCAAGGGCGCATGAAGATAGGACAAATGtaattgagatgaataaatttgaaatgaaatgaaatgaaaaccgtaagaattggaaaaattctaaCCTATGTAGATTATTTCGCAGAAAACCAACTTAGAAAAAACAATCCTGAAAATGGTTTTACGGAACACAAGAAACCAAAAAAGGTTTCTGGGTAAAATTATGAAATCCGGACCGAAAAGTAttacatcatttttttttaattaatagtgtagattctaataaaaatcgtttcttttctttcctttataATTCGacagttataaaatttttggtattctgtaATAAAACTTATCTATCTAAATCTTAagagattttgacattttatttccttcttttaaCAGGTTTCGGGAAAGAAATAACTATTGTAAGgctctttaaagttctttctgtTTTTTGGAATAactaattatttgttttttttttcttttatagaacgatttaaaaattccatctgtcaaaattttacaacaaacttttaaattgttataaaagaaaagatttttatcagaatctaccccaataTTTGGTTAATTCTTAGTTAGTCCTTatattcaacaattttctaaGAGTCTGTCAACATAGctaaagaatgagaaaaagcCGAAAACTTTTTGACCATCGCCTGTATAAACATGTGACgcaagaatgaaaataattctattgAGAAAAGAGGTCatgattttacaatttttttttcatctcaatcaTCTCCATCAGCACGACATAGAAATCTTGACAGTCATtggaatttaatataaaactgaaaatgaatttatactcgcgaaggaaaattcatttctcctTCTTTTAGCTTTTCGCACTACAACATATCCCAAAAGAAGCTGCACTTTTCAtcttctcctctctctctctctcttcgcCTCGTGTCATTCAATTAAGTGCAATTTGCACTCTTTTACATCACATCGGTGCGCGGCTGTTGTAAGCCTCCCAAAgtcaatgggaaaattgcattaaagaagaaaaaattaaattaagatcaaTATACATAACAATTTTGCATAGTTCCCCCCCCCCACCTCCTCACCCGTAAACTATATAATGCAATAAGTTCCAAAGCaaagaattaagaaagaaatgaacaacaaaaaaacacagaGGTGGGagagaaattgcaattaagATGAAAagcgatgaaaaaaataaatgttaaatgttttctttttctgattTGTTTCACAATTAATTACCATTCCCATGAGATTTCTTCTTATACCAATGCTGTTGTGTATAGGTACATTTCATAGCGAAATAATATATTATACTTCTCGTGAACCCAAAGTACGCTTCAatgggaagatttaattcaacaaaaaaaataataaaatgtatatattattgagaaatttattatcaCAACTGAACAAGAGTTGCGAGCAGAGATGacgaagagagaaaaaaatataatgtgtAGTGTGGGTGTGatgataagaaatattttgacattctTAAATTGATATTCATCATCACAAAGTTAATACATGTGGatggaattttaatggaaaattatttcatctgcatctttttttcttcttcttcacacttgtttagaaaaaaataccaaaaaaaaattaatctttatagcataaaaaatatgtggGGAAGGTACAAAGAGTCTTATGCATGAGACATAGAGTAAGTCCCCTGCGTATAAAAAGATATTTCCTAAATTATTGTAGAATAGGACATGATCAGTGATTGGAGAAAAGCGAGGGAAAcgtgtaaaataaaaagcaattgtcttaaatttggtaccattttaaagctcatttaatgctctttttactCACAGAACTTTCTACGtgtaaagttttatcagttttaagtaatagcggattAAAAAGTGCCttaagaggtccgaattgggccacatTCCCTAagcaatttttcaacaatttcccGAGAAAGCGctggaaaatttacaaatttttctgtttttaatGTCACCTTCTTTAGGACTTAAAATAAAGCTCAAAGTTTTTATTTGTCACTAATAggaatttttacaattattgatgtaaattgaaaaattaatataggaaaatttctttattcccCTGCACTTTTCAGGGAAATGAGCGCATTTTTCTTGAATCTCTAATCATGCCCTACAGtaatttatctatataataaagaaaggtctgtttgtttgtaatcagtcgtgttcggcgatacaaatctacaccgtttgaccgatcgcgatgaaatttggtacagaggcttcttataacaggcggtttcgagtggccgtattcatttcccccccaaagccccccttcaggtagcccccatataactctcatgcaatttttgcgaatttttgaatttggcgcccgaaatgttgtatgaaaatgatttcttctctttacgaattttttcttttgtgtttgataagtggcccaaatatacttataaaccataattttttttctaaaatttgcgcgaagctcaacaaatccccgcgaagcggggcgaggtaaattggagcgaagcgacaatttacctcgttaacGAAATTTGATTACACGCAGGGGGCTTACTCTGTGTCCTTTGCATAAGACTCTTTCACATTCAGACACAAAACACACACCATTCTGCGGACAATTATGCTTTTCCATGACGTTTTATATGAATGACAATCATTCACGCACCTGGAAGTTCTCTTATCAAAAACTTATCTCTCTCTACTCAATGATAGGGGATTTATATGAATTCCTTCCTTGTCGGCCAAGGTTAAACTATCCCAGTAAACAAATGATTGAGCCAATAAAAGTTCAATCACGattgaatcaatcagattgatctgcgattgatcaataattgataaatcaattgagcctgtcaatcgattgatcaatcattggtcAATTATTGGTCAATCGCAGATCAATTccgattgatcaataattgatcatctatgcggacctatattgactcaatattgatactATCAATATTGAATCAACTACAGctcaatcaattattgatcatggattgaccaattattgttcttcaattttttttatcaatcaattggtcaatttatactcaattattgatcaatccatATTGATAGCATCAAtattaagtcaattttatctcaatcaaattgatcatGGATTGATCAGCTgttgatcaactattgatctctaaatttttctcaatttatgctcaatccTCGGTCAATCACGAAATTTACGGGCAATCATCCGTCAATCATCAGTCAATTACACAATTTGCGGACAATCATTGGTCAATCTcataatttcaatcaattgattgaatattgactcaatattgacactgtcaatattcaatcaatcatattgactcaatattgacactgtcaatattcaatcaatctgattgagtcaatattgagtcaatatgattgattgaatattgacagtgtcaatattgagtcaattttatctcaatcaggattgatcataaattgaccaagtattgatcaattattgtttACATAAACTCAACTGCGAAAGAAGATGATTATTATACATCTTTACTTTCagtatgtacaaaaatttctctaaGACCAATGAGACTGTTTTTGACGTATACTATATGCAATTCAGAGCGTGAGTCTCCCATATAATCCTTTGTGTTACAATAACTAATTAGGGgataaattaatgagaaaaggattaattaaattacaattaaaatacataGACGAAGGCGGGAAACTATGTTTCGGACGAAGGATTTTTCAGTTTTCCCATGTTTTCTTTATAGATTTGGTAATGTCACTTACATTTGTATAATTTGGCGCATAGAAAAATCTCCCCCTCCCTCCCCTGAGTACACAATCACCCACAATTTTGATTTGGGGATATTCAGCAATCATTAACGCTAATATCTGCGATAATTTCTGCCACATGGAGTTCTTATAAGTTTGCTAAAATcgcgaattaatttttgcaattttgaccAAAAGATTAAGTATTGACCACCCACAAGAGGAATTCCCATAAATTCCTTGTGCACAACATTTTGCGCATAAAACGTattaatttaacccttttgttgATTTAAGATGTCGTTTagaagtaattaaaaatataaaaatgttctATGATGATCTCAAGATGGTTAATCCCCCTTTTCTACCACAGTTTAGAGCAAAGGTTTGAAGCAAGATATATGGTTTCTCATAGAATGATGTGAGTTACTAAGTCTTactatacaaaaaaagttgtaCAATGTACACATGTATTGAGTTTCGGTAATGCAAAGATGCATGATACTGTGTTTCACAGAGATTTGGTGGAAATGAGAGAATTTGGTGAGTAAGAGAAATATGTGGAGTGGAGTATAAGAGATGGATTTTAATGGCACAAAATAAGAGTAAATATGcgatgatttattaaatgagAGTAACTATGAGATGGTATAGCAATTTATTGCTATTAATGAGTATTTGTTTGAGagaaatatattgcaaatgaGCTGGTTGCATTTGATGGTGGTGCATGAATATCCCCATGTTCTATAACGTAATGTTATATGAAcatagggatttttttttgctttttctttaaaactatTCCTATTGATGGATGTCTTTAAGAAAAGCAAAGAGAGAAATGGTTTATCAAGAGGTGTCGTTGTATGGCTATACTACTTTTAGTAGTATTGCTATTAATGAgtatttatttgagagaaatatattgcaaatgaGCTGGTTGCATTTCTTGGTGGTGCATGAATATCCCCATGTTCTATGAacatggggatttttttttgctttttcttaaaagtcaTTCCTATTGATGGGTGTCTTTAAGAAAagcaaagagagaagaaatggTTTATCAAGAGGTGTCGTGTATGGCTATGCTACTTTTAAGTAGTATTGCCTAAAAATGGGTATTTATATTAAGagaaatatattgcaaatgaGCTGGTTGCAAATAATGGTGGTGGTGCATGAATAATATCCCCATGTTCTATGacatggggattttttttgttttttctttaaaattattcgttttaagaaaagcaaaaagagagaaatggtTTAATCAAGAGGTGTTGTATATAACTATACTGCTTTTAGTAGTAGCTAATCAAGAGGGCAATCAAAAGGACGttatatttcattgatttggAATTGATGTTCATGTTGATTTCAGATATTGCATCTGTCAACCTCACTGATACAAAAAGCTTAAAACTAAAAGATGTGTATAGTTGATAGAGTAAAAAtaatacacaatttttttagattaactATAAAGCAACTTGTATGTAGCTTTATTTATCTAGAGAAGTATTATAAAGACTCTATGGTGGTATAAATGGGTAAACGGCTTTCGAAAATAGGGTGCCAAATGTGCAAAGCGGCTGCCATACCGTGGTGCGCAAAAGGCATATCCCTATCTCGACATTTTTTCCCCAGAAATGATAAATCATGTAAGAGAGATACATGATAAAAAGCTAAGTAAGAttatgttgttgtttttttattttttgaaaatttgtatgGCTCCaaggataaaaattttcaaaataatatccGGCTCcaatgccattttttttttaaaattccattttaagtTGGCTCcaatgccaaaaatttttcaacaaaatagtAGCTAAGTTTGACGTATATCATATGGCtattcgaaaaattttcaaactctttTGACGtgtatttaatattatatatcttaatatataaagctgaaaagtctgtctgtttgtggcacatgaactcctccgaaacggctatTCATCCCTCTACTAATATACTCcacccttttatagcttaaaatggagtttgctcacacgtgattgggggctctgGTTGACTCTGAGAACATACACTACATGAGTTTTACGCCtgataatttaaatatcaaactaaagtagatttttaatttacatccATGCGCAGAAATAATCGCTTCTCATCATTTTTTGACAATCAATCGGATTGATTACCTATTGAACGATAATTGacaatcaatcagattgattacAAATTGAACGATAATTGCAAATCAATCGGATTGATCACCTATTAAACGATAATTGACAATCAATCGGATTGATTACCTATTGAGcgataattgaaaatcaatcggATTGATTACCTATTGAGCGATAATTGTCTATCAATCGGATTGATTACCTATTGAGCGATAATTGTATATCAatcgattgatcaattattgatcatctatgcggacctatattgactcaatattgacctcaatgattgatcaatgattggcaaaatttgtttactgggATGCTATATAtctcttcaataaattttggataaaaagaATTGACTTTCCAGActgtttggaatttttcttttcagttaAAAAGTCTTCTTgatggtagatttttttttaactaaaatgtAGGTTCATATTTTGTTAGAGCCCCAAACGAAGGGGCTTTTTGGTGAAGCATAAATTTCCCTTCGCCCCGTGAAAAGCTCTTTGATTATCTAATTTATACAGAAACAATTTCCCCAACACGTGATAATGAAAGATGAAGGTCGACACGAAGAGGAAATTCCGTTGATTGAACTTGAGGAGAGCATAGAGTGTTGTGTGTGTAAAAGGCGTCAGGGCGGAGGAAAAAATCACCGTATGGAGCAATTAATACTCCAAGACATTCTATATTACCGCGTGTTGTATCCCTTTAATACCTCCCACGCATATCGTCTTCACAAGCCAGACACTTTGAGTACATATTATGCTTATacggaaagaaagaaaaagaaaacggaATGAGTATGaatgatggaaaatgtttCAGAGAGACACAATAGAATTTATGTTGGAGCAGTAGCATCATACCAAATGCGAATTTCTCAATGAGAttcttctccatttttttttcgttgttttttcatCTCTTAAATGGAAGACACCGTGTATATCATTGCGCTGGGTACCCAGCAGGTGTGtaatgtgcagaaaaaaaaatatttagcaacACTATCTATAGTGCATTTTATGTTATCTCGCCTTTGATGCACGGCAATGTACACAACATAGAGTCaatgaaaagttcttttcaatggaaaatgcttttcatcATGGTTTACTTTTGataattcctcatacatttgcAAAGCAGAGTgtatagaaaattcaaaagaaataactCTGACACATACCTCCTTCAAGAACTTTCAAGTTTAACCCATTTGTACGAcaggtaaaaaaataaatatatacctacatcgACAtaccgaaaatttttataaaaattcgtgtcatttttttttgtcgttgaATTCCACGATATTATAAAACGCTATCAATCCATCTGTTTGCTATAAAAAAACCTCCcaaatggagtttttttttcagcttgcGCAATTCCACCCCCATGTACAACGATGATGATGACCTACAGCAATACTCTGGCAATTTGTTTTATGCGACGGTCAAGCATCGAGGGGTTAGTAAGTTACTTTTTACATTGACCTCCCTCGAGGCAATCCTTGGTGAGggtgttattaaaaaaaaacccgagATTATACCACTCAATTCTCAAACCACcatcatattttatttcccaTACACACCCAcaccaaccccccacccccccagCCCACTTTACTATGGAAACATGgaggtaaataaataaaaggaagattacagctgaaaaatatttccaactCCATCCACACTGTCACCGAgctcatttaattatttcacggtttatttttatttgttgctTCACATCGTCTTCCGCCCCCCATTCGTTGCTATTTTCCCCTACCCCTTTGTATATGTAGAGTTACAAACCACCCCCGCggaaaacacacacacacgtgaAGCCTACGCGCAAAAAAAGGTCGTACACTTTGCACTATCTCTTTGCGTATCTCTCCTATattatgtactgtacataatattattaGCATGCTATATCAGAGATGTTTCATCGTAATTtgctttatcaatttattttctctatccCCCGTACTACACCCACCCAATATGCTAAAAGTCAAGGAGCGTTTATCTAAACGCAAATATTCGGTGGTTCTGAAAAATTCGGACTATTCGCTacaataatcaaaaaaattcttaagataaagtttttttatttttgaaagtctaaaaagtactaaattgaagccGAAAAGAGGCTAAATTCGGGTtggaaattaaagaattaaagtgAAGCTTCGAAAAAAAGTGTACGATTTTCAGTCCTTGGTTCAGATTGATGAGCGAAAGCTTAAATTAAGtcaaaaaagtattaaataaaGCCGAAAAAAGTTATTCGAATTATAGCCaagaatgtttatttaatctaatctaatctaaatgaaaatggtcagattttgggaaataataagattatttgtaggggaacgtggcccaattgcgaccccctaaattctgtttcagaaggattgaaaaaagtcatattaaaatgaattaaatctttccaagtttggtaccattggaaaggtcatttaataggctaactttgttctatagatgcaaacctTCTAACTCTTACACTGAAAAAACAGTTTGTGCTTCGACTGTCGGTTTTACTACTTTTCTAGGTACCAATTAAGTTGAAAAAGCACCactttatttctcaaatatctaTATAGAGGCGCTGCTGgttatattttcacacaatatcgctttttttttcaaaaaccgATTATTCAACtgaaacttcttcttcttttttttcttagttttaggttatatttgttaaacaataatacaaaatgtgtGGTGTTTTCCTGAAATTCGGCTCTTCCTAGGGATTAGGAACttcattttttgcttcttcaggggttgagatgattttcctcaattttcatgagaaaagaaaaaaagaagaagattcaATATCGATATCgataatatcttaaaaatcaaaaaaaggaagaagaattttggtgCTCATCCAAGTACAAAATAAGCAGTAAAATGTCGAATTTGGTacttgaaaagttaaaattctttcagtgtacctgttctgagtaatagtcgaattaaaaaaagatgctaaaattgcactttttcaccacggtgttctaattgcgaccccccgagtgttccaattgcgaccccctttttttgccgtaatttgtgggtttttcactagtagatcacttttatcactactataaatagggaaactgccatgaattacccggaaaagccggaaaatcacgaatttattttcattcttccccacatttgttttgacatttcgcccttgaggtgactacacggaatttcacacacacagacaattgcgcactcactgacgtaattcgcagaaaatccacgaaaattcttctgaggaatgcgtaaattacactaactgcactcccctttggctttaggaacattttcacggcgaaaaactttcaagaaacgtgaaaaaatattgattttcctgaaatcaaaacacagcgcggtctgtgtgagaaagacacttccacaccactacacgcatgcgcgacaGCTTCACCGtggtgagtggtggaaataaacggtccgaattgaaacattttgggggtcgcaattagaccattctgcatgtattacattttcacttaattacttaaaatacctaaaatctttcaaaaaattgtaaatcaagtaataaactagaccctctaagctacagaaacgcggcataatatgagacataatagtgggaaaaaaactcatatcaacttggtttctaaaatcagaaaatgtcg is part of the Lutzomyia longipalpis isolate SR_M1_2022 chromosome 3, ASM2433408v1 genome and harbors:
- the LOC129791995 gene encoding ADP-ribosylation factor 6, which gives rise to MGKLLSKIFGNKEMRILMLGLDAAGKTTILYKLKLGQSVTTIPTVGFNVETVTYKNVKFNVWDVGGQDKIRPLWRHYYTGTQGLIFVVDCADRDRIDEARQELHRIINDREMRDAIILIFANKQDLPDAMKPHEIQEKLGLTRIRDRNWYVQPSCATSGDGLYEGLTWLTSNHKL